In Drosophila bipectinata strain 14024-0381.07 chromosome 2R, DbipHiC1v2, whole genome shotgun sequence, one genomic interval encodes:
- the Asx gene encoding polycomb group protein Asx isoform X4: MTAATNTTVATANTTTPPAISHAHTSQHHHQNNVLTEQQRRILKRPSSSPSQRKQTPTSITTITLDDDPDPEELPSTSKDSKQPKIEVEIVPNAVPVSVSVSEADVVDHHSTAESDIKEEHHQQQPLINSTCDKIEPSECSGEVAIVAMDQDDDVVELVQPAMAAIAAVTPAKAVALPESLPTNPEVVNQFVSYFQSVELAAETKEPLDNLNNENHTTATNSHDYVFADTIDHAYFPTDPSAITHSYFTSSSSSSSSNTATNTILKMEEQSDKLDDSPIPIASSIPGSTPASSITSTSCTLSSSSMSSSCSSSNSSSTATAPTTSSLPLGSAPLTLTTATESTLATVEAILPTVAKLQPQDMPVELDSNEMYQHVQHDWNFGDIKLSSSQSSGTAGDQNHESINLIDGEHDSVVIEDILENDGCQDVIEDEVEDDEEEEEEEEEDDDDVVECIAEEHPEQQLIEDDSDAVSQIVEKLQQHQQQQQHQQQHQQLHIQDMVHLAQHSFMPQAHNEYGNEIGQEMVCDTVPMSAAEMEVSSTVITNSSNSNDSSNNLILCSSSSSLTINQLPQQPAQQQPQQQNTQPTGPQQRQILVDSNGQIIGNFLLQQQQRQQILQQFTLQAAAAQQQQQQATSSNALPKTLPVTLRNGGQPFLTPNLLAQQQQLEQQQQQQQQQQQAAVQQKQQQLQQFALQQAQLQRQLMAQAANNNLIQQQQQQQQNVLPTSTQAKFISKPLNIISMTRTAPASPTTATTTANTTTIPSAYASVVAVTAAQQQQSSPVPAPQQPQPQPQPQQQQLANHNSNVQHLPTIPNSLTMKPLPLSGVPTTIAQQRMQPKMQPTGKGRKATSNKLPPGAVNLERSYQICQAVIQNSPNRENLKAQLRPPAAIINQQQPTPSTAAAPVSLSPSTVTAAPIASMSAASGNVAATVAAAPPQNIIKQEELMVSGAAATGQIPAGLPPNVMGVGRPGVYKVIGHRMSGFPRKKYVPRKPSPTLIRHVFTPGPGAAPATPQQLQLLQQQQAHHQATTSPVTQNPQQAATEQIIHQNGSGQYVLVHRANVGAADNQAPRASSAPPLHQNQQFVTVQNPLHSLNGISMSGRGRPASVDTTAGSGNIMAPTITATDAMHQHGQHELQQQPQQLANVGAATNIVRRNIAAGTNIAYIDGNNTNSTAVALMDAGNNYLAVTNTPAGPTSVSPVVNQSQTLVQHQQHPLLQMQNSGENTPPANDANPTPNNCACSLNAMVICQQCGAFCHDDCIGASKLCVACVIR, translated from the exons ATGACAGCAGCCACAAACACGACAGTAGCTACAGCCAATACAACCACGCCTCCTGCCATTAGTCACGCCCACACCAGCCAGCATCATCATCAGAACAATGTGCTGACCGAGCAGCAGCGTCGAATTCTTAAACGTCCATCGAGCAGTCCATCGCAACGGAAGCAGACCCCCACATCGATAACCACCATCACATTGGACGATGATCCAGATCCGGAAGAGCTGCCCAGCACATCAAAGGATAGCAAGCAACCGAAAATCGAAGTCGAAATTGTTCCTAATGCTGTCCcggtctctgtctctgtctcggAAGCGGACGTTGTGGATCATCATAGCACAGCGGAATCAGACATCAAGGAGGAACACCACCAACAGCAGCCACTTATCAACAGTACCTGTGATAAAATCGAGCCATCTGAGTGCAGTGGAGAAGTCGCTATCGTTGCCATGGATCAAGACGACGATGTGGTTGAGTTGGTGCAGCCAGCGATGGCTGCGATTGCCGCTGTTACCCCAGCAAAGGCAGTAGCATTGCCGGAGTCGTTGCCAACCAATCCGGAGGTGGTTAACCAGTTTGTAAGCTACTTCCAAAGCGTTGAACTAGCAGCTG aaACCAAAGAGCCTTTGGATAATTTAAACAATGAAAATCACACAACGGCAACCAACAGTCACGATTACGTCTTTGCGGATACCATCGATCACG CTTATTTCCCGACTGATCCATCAGCCATCACGCACAGCTACTTcacatcatcatcgtcatcgtcttCATCAAACA cgGCGACAAACACAATTCTTAAAATGGAGGAGCAGAGCGATAAGCTGGACGACTCACCGATTCCTATTGCCAGCTCTATTCCTGGCTCGACGCCAGCGAGTTCGATAACATCCACCAGTTGTACCTTGTCCTCATCCTCCATGTCGTCGTCCTGCTCGAGCAGCAACTCCAGCTCAACGGCCACAGCCCCAACCACATCATCCCTACCTTTAGGATCGGCTCCGTTGACACTTACCACAGCAACAGAATCTACGCTGGCTACTGTAGAAGCCATTCTACCAACGGTTGCCAAGCTGCAGCCACAGGACATGCCCGTGGAGTTGGACTCCAACGAAATGTATCAGCACGTGCAGCACGATTGGAACTTTGGCGACATCAAGCTAAGCAGTTCGCAGTCATCAGGAACGGCGGGCGATCAGAACCACGAGTCCATTAATCTGATAGATGGGGAGCACGATAGTGTGGTCATAGAGGATATATTGGAGAACGATGGCTGCCAGGACGTGATTGAGGATGAGGTGGAAGACGAcgaggaagaggaggaggaggaggaagaagACGACGATGATGTGGTGGAATGCATTGCCGAGGAGCATCCGGAGCAGCAGCTGATCGAGGATGACAGCGATGCAGTGAGCCAGATTGTTGAAAAGttacagcaacaccaacaacaacagcaacatcagcagcaacaccaacaactgCATATCCAGGATATGGTGCACTTGGCTCAGCATTCGTTTATGCCGCAAGCCCACAACGAGTATGGAAATGAG ATTGGCCAGGAGATGGTTTGCGATACGGTGCCCATGTCTGCTGCAGAAATGGAAGTGTCCAGTACTGTGAttaccaacagcagcaacagcaacgacagcagcaacaatcTGATTCTctgcagcagtagcagcagtcTGACTATAAATCAGTTACCGCAGCAACCggcccagcagcagccgcaacaACAGAACACCCAGCCGACGGGTCCGCAGCAACGACAGATTTTGGTTGATTCCAACGGTCAGATTATTGGCAACTTtctgctgcagcagcagcaacgccAACAGATCTTACAGCAATTCACGTTGCAAGCGGCGGCcgcgcagcagcaacagcagcaggctACGAGTAGCAACGCTTTGCCCAAAACACTGCCGGTGACTCTGCGGAATGGTGGGCAGCCCTTCTTGACACCAAACTTGCTGgcccaacagcaacaactggaacaacagcagcagcagcagcagcaacaacagcaagcCGCTGTTcagcaaaagcagcagcaactgcaacagttTGCCTTGCAACAGGCCCAACTGCAACGGCAGCTAATGGCGCAGGCAGCCAACAACAATCTTatacagcagcagcagcaacagcaacagaatgTTCTCCCAACCTCAACACAAGCCAAGTTCATAAGCAAGCCATTGAACATCATCTCCATGACGCGAACTGCCCCTGCATCGCCTaccacagcaacaacaacagctaaTACCACAACGATTCCGTCCGCCTATGCCAGTGTTGTTGCTGTGACAGCCGCGCAACAGCAGCAATCGTCGCCTGTACCTGCCCCGCAACAGCCGCAGCcgcagccacagccacagcagcagcagttggcCAATCACAACAGCAATGTGCAGCATTTACCAACAATACCCAACTCTCTAACCATGAAACCTCTGCCACTCTCCGGAGTACCAACAACCATTGCCCAGCAGCGTATGCAGCCAAAGATGCAGCCGACGGGCAAAGGGCGCAAGGCCACCAGCAACAAGTTGCCGCCGGGAGCGGTCAATCTGGAGCGCAGCTACCAAATCTGCCAGGCGGTCATCCAAAATAGTCCCAATCGGGAGAACTTGAAGGCCCAGTTGCGACCTCCGGCCGCCATTATTAACCAACAGCAGCCGACACCCTCTACGGCGGCGGCACCGGTATCCCTAAGCCCATCAACAGTGACTGCTGCTCCAATCGCCAGCATGTCGGCGGCCAGTGGAAATGTGGCGGCCACAGTGGCCGCAGCACCTCCGCAAAATATAATTAAGCAAGAGGAGTTGATGGTTAGCGGCGCTGCTGCCACTGGGCAGATTCCAGCGGGACTTCCGCCAAACGTGATGGGCGTCGGACGTCCAGGAGTGTACAAG GTTATTGGGCACCGAATGAGCGGCTTTCCGCGGAAGAAGTACGTTCCCAGGAAGCCCTCTCCCACTTTGATACGGCACGTGTTCACGCCAGGACCTGGTGCCGCACCAGCCACCCCCCAGCAGCTGCAGTTgctccagcagcaacaggccCACCATCAGGCAACAACATCGCCGGTGACACAGAATCCACAGCAGGCGGCCACCGAGCAAATAATTCACCAAAACGGCAGCGGGCAGTATGTTCTGGTGCATCGGGCTAATGTAGGAGCAGCCGACAATCAGGCGCCAAGGGCCTCAAGTGCGCCGCCACTTCATCAGAATCAG CAGTTTGTCACTGTTCAGAATCCGCTGCACAGCCTCAACGGCATATCAATGAGTGGACGCGGGCGTCCAGCGTCGGTGGATACAACCGCTGGCAGTGGCAACATTATGGCGCCAACAATAACTGCCACAGATGCAATGCATCAGCACGGCCAACACGAgctgcaacagcagccgcagcagctgGCCAATGTGGGCGCCGCCACGAATATTGTGCGGCGCAATATCGCTGCAG GCACCAACATCGCCTACATCGACGGCAACAATACCAACTCCACAGCAGTCGCCCTCATGGATGCTGGAAACAATTACCTTGCTGTGACCAACACTCCAGCAGGCCCAACATCCGTGTCGCCTGTTGTCAACCAGTCGCAGACATTGgtgcagcaccagcaacatcCCCTGCTGCAAATGCAGAACAGTGGGGAGAACACCCCACCGGCCAATGACGCCAACCCAACACCGAACAACTGCGCCTGTTCGCTCAATGCGATGGTGATCTGCCAGCAGTGCGGAGCCTTCTGTCACGACGACTGCATCGGTGCGTCCAAGCTGTGCGTGGCATGCGTGATCAGATGA